CCGACCATGCTCGATGCGACCTATCGCAGCGAGAGGCCGATCGCCGATCACGCCGCGGCCTTCGAGATGATGCGTGAGCAGTTCGCCGCGCACGGCCCCTCGCTCGAGGAGCATCGCCCCGTCGCGGTCGGGCACCGTGTGGTCCACGGCGGCGCCCGCTTCTACGCCCCGACGCTCATCGACGCCGACGTGGAGCGGCAGATCGACGAGCTCGCGGTGCTCGCGCCGCTGCACAACCCCGCGAACCTCGCCGGCATCGTCGCCGCGCGCGCGGTGTTCGACGAGGTGCCGCACGTGGCGGTGTTCGATACCGCGTTCCACCAGACGCTCCCGCCCGCCGCCTACACCTATGCGATCGATGCCGCGCTCGCCGCGGAGCACCGGGTGCGCCGCTACGGCTTCCACGGCACGAGCCACCAGTACGTGAGCGCGGCGGCGGCAGACTTCCTCGGCCGTGACCTCGCCGATCTCCGCCAGCTGGTGTTCCACCTCGGCAACGGGGCGTCGGTCACCGCGATCGACGGCGGACGATCGGTGGAGACCTCGATGGGCCTCACCCCGCTCGAGGGACTCGTGATGGGGACGCGCTCGGGTGACATCGATCCTGCGGCACTCGTGCACCTGTCCCGCCGTGCCGGTCTCTCGATCGACGACCTCGACTCCCTGCTCAACACCCGCAGCGGGCTCGCAGGTCTCGCCGGACGCAGCGACATGCGCGACATCCTCGCCGGGGTCGAGGCGGGGGAGGACGCGGCGGTTCTGGCCTTCGACGTGTACGTGCACCGGCTGCGCGCCTACGCGGGGGCCTACATCGCACAGCTCGGGGGAGTGGACGTCATCTCCTTCACCGCCGGTGTGGGCGAGAACGCCGCGCTGGTGCGCGCTGCCGCGATGGCCACGCTCGGCTTCGCCGGCGTGGAGATCGACCCCGTCAGGAACGCGGCACGCGAGCGCGGCATCCGTCGGATCTCCGCGGATGCGTCCCCGGTGACCGTGCTCGTCGTGCCGACCGACGAAGAGCTGCAGATCGCCCGGCAGACGGCCGAGCTGATCTGATCCGTCCGCGGGGGTTACCCCGCGGCGCGCCGCCGCATTACGCTTGCACAGTGGCACGGAGAGGTGCCGGCCCGACGATCGCCCTTCTCCTGGAGGCTCTGTGCCTGAAGCACTGCCCGACCTGTTCCACGCCGACGGCGTGCTCTTCGACCTCGACGGCGTGCTCACCCCGACGGCCGAGGTGCACATGCGTGCCTGGAAGGCCGTCTTCGACGATGTGTTCGCGCGATGGGGCATCACGGTGCCCTACACCGACGCCGACTATTACGACTACGTCGACGGCAAGAAGCGCTACGACGGTGTCGCGAGCCTGATGCGCAGCCGCAACGTTGAGCTGCCCTGGGGCGATGTCGACGACGAGCCGACCGCCGAGACCGTCTGCGGCATCGGCAACCGCAAGAACGCTGCGTTCGCCGCGTCTCTGCGCGCTCAGGGGATCGCGCCGTACCCCGGCTCGCTCGCGCTCGTCGAGAGCCTGCACGCCGTGGGCATCCCGCTCGGCGTGGTGTCGAGCTCCAAGAACGCCGAAGAGGTGCTGGGGGCCGCGGGCCTGCGCTCCTTCTTCCGGATCGTGGTCGACGGCGTCGTCGCCGAACGCGACGGACTCGCCTCCAAGCCCGCGGCCGACATGTTCGCCGCCGGTGCCGCAGCCCTCGGGGTCGACCCGGCACGTGCCGTCGCCGTCGAGGACGCCACCTCCGGCGCCGCATCCGCAGCCGCAGCCGGCTTCGCGACCGTGGTCGGCGTCGACCGCGGTGCGGGCGCCGACGCCCTGCGTGCCGCCGGCGCCACCGTCGTGGTCGACGACCTCGACGTGTTCCTTCCCGCTTCCCGCAACGACATCCCGGAGACCGCATGATCGACCGCGACCGCTTCCCCGTCGACCCGTGGCGTCTGATCGACACGCACTACTCGGAGGAGGGCGTCGGCGAGACGCTGTTCTCCGTCGGTAACGGCTACCTCGGCCTGCGCGGCAACCACATCGAGGGCCGCGGCGCTCAGGAGCACGGGACGTTCATCAACGGCCTGCACGAGACCTGGCCGATCCGTCACGCCGAGCAGGCCTACGGCTTCGCGGAGGTCGGGCAGACGATCGTCAACGCCCCCGACGCGAAGGTCATGCGCGTGTACGTCGACGACGAGCCCGTCTCGCTCGACGACGCCGACGTGCGCGAGTACCGGCGCACGCTCGATCTGCGCACCGGTGTGCTGGAGCGCCTCGTGGTCTGGGAGACCCCGTCGGGAAAGCGTGTGCGCATGCGCGACGAGCGCATCGTGAGCTTCGAGGAGCGCCACCTCGCGGTGCTGCGGCTCGAGGTCGTGGTGGAGAACTCCGATGCCCCGGTCACGATCAGCTGCCAGCTGCTCAACCGGCAGGACGGTGCCGGTGTCTATGCGGGCACACCGATCGGCACGAAGGCCGCGG
The DNA window shown above is from Microbacterium maritypicum and carries:
- a CDS encoding acetate/propionate family kinase, whose protein sequence is MSAILVINSGSSSLKYSLIDIEQENLLASGLIERIGQDVSPVAHTVRPAVDGDAVPTMLDATYRSERPIADHAAAFEMMREQFAAHGPSLEEHRPVAVGHRVVHGGARFYAPTLIDADVERQIDELAVLAPLHNPANLAGIVAARAVFDEVPHVAVFDTAFHQTLPPAAYTYAIDAALAAEHRVRRYGFHGTSHQYVSAAAADFLGRDLADLRQLVFHLGNGASVTAIDGGRSVETSMGLTPLEGLVMGTRSGDIDPAALVHLSRRAGLSIDDLDSLLNTRSGLAGLAGRSDMRDILAGVEAGEDAAVLAFDVYVHRLRAYAGAYIAQLGGVDVISFTAGVGENAALVRAAAMATLGFAGVEIDPVRNAARERGIRRISADASPVTVLVVPTDEELQIARQTAELI
- a CDS encoding HAD-IA family hydrolase → MPEALPDLFHADGVLFDLDGVLTPTAEVHMRAWKAVFDDVFARWGITVPYTDADYYDYVDGKKRYDGVASLMRSRNVELPWGDVDDEPTAETVCGIGNRKNAAFAASLRAQGIAPYPGSLALVESLHAVGIPLGVVSSSKNAEEVLGAAGLRSFFRIVVDGVVAERDGLASKPAADMFAAGAAALGVDPARAVAVEDATSGAASAAAAGFATVVGVDRGAGADALRAAGATVVVDDLDVFLPASRNDIPETA